Proteins encoded by one window of Cuniculiplasma divulgatum:
- the rqcH gene encoding ribosome rescue protein RqcH: MKDKESSVDIYAFVNNKRKDLQDSFVKKIYDLGGGKFIFQIHSPTLKKGSFYIDVKKGICLMDAERGQDAGNLAMFLRKKFMDKKIKAIYQINFDRVVRVDFYNGSSFVMELFRDGNLIVLQDDVIEYALNPREWKNRKIIRNEKYIPPSLVDPLSLKSENKIEILEKSKASIVQTMATRFNLGGELSEEILNRAGIDKNLDAKQCTDLIGQIDEKLNECLRETEENKGYFYEEEQLVSPIRLTFLNREPDRIMEDFNDSLQMMMETEIKDTPENLRIRRIVENQEKTIEEYRKASETSREIGVIISSHFQTMKKVLQHLKTSDQERLSFDGFVIEVKSKNKAEKSAEITFNENTFKLFYDRSVGENMTSYFDSSKDYLERIEGAKIAMENSIKGIQEQQVKKKKDRPRFWFETYHWFFTPANHLVISGKNTDTNEKVVKKHMGEKDIYIHADMYGAPSTVIRNEDNAEITEEEITEAAAFAVSFSRAWQNGLTSGSAYWVSPLQVSKTPESGQYVRKGSWIVRGKRNYLFNLPLKLSIRMIDYREAKIAMIYPFRENDSDCVTIIPGSRKRDKVAQEIATKLDTDTEEIMRILPSGNADII, translated from the coding sequence GTGAAAGATAAGGAAAGCTCTGTTGATATCTATGCATTTGTTAATAACAAAAGAAAGGATCTTCAGGACAGCTTTGTAAAGAAGATATATGATCTTGGTGGTGGAAAATTTATCTTCCAGATTCACAGTCCAACACTAAAGAAAGGTTCATTTTATATTGACGTGAAGAAGGGAATTTGTCTTATGGATGCCGAAAGAGGGCAGGATGCTGGGAATCTTGCAATGTTTCTCAGAAAGAAATTCATGGATAAGAAAATCAAGGCTATTTACCAGATAAATTTTGACAGGGTAGTCAGAGTGGATTTTTACAACGGTTCATCCTTCGTGATGGAACTCTTCAGAGATGGTAATCTGATAGTTTTGCAGGATGATGTAATTGAATATGCACTTAATCCAAGGGAATGGAAAAACAGAAAAATAATAAGGAATGAAAAATACATTCCACCATCTCTGGTTGATCCCCTATCATTAAAATCTGAAAATAAGATTGAAATACTTGAGAAGAGCAAGGCATCAATTGTTCAAACTATGGCAACAAGATTCAACCTTGGAGGTGAATTATCCGAGGAGATTCTAAATAGAGCAGGAATTGATAAGAATCTTGATGCAAAGCAGTGTACAGATTTGATCGGGCAAATTGATGAAAAACTCAATGAGTGCCTTCGTGAGACTGAAGAAAATAAGGGATATTTCTACGAAGAAGAACAGCTTGTAAGCCCAATAAGATTGACGTTTCTTAACAGAGAACCTGACAGGATAATGGAGGATTTCAACGATTCCCTGCAAATGATGATGGAAACTGAAATTAAGGATACACCAGAGAATTTAAGAATTAGGAGAATTGTTGAGAATCAGGAAAAAACCATTGAGGAATACAGGAAGGCTTCTGAAACAAGCAGGGAAATAGGAGTCATAATTTCATCTCACTTTCAAACCATGAAAAAAGTTCTCCAGCATTTGAAGACCTCTGATCAGGAGAGACTTTCATTTGACGGTTTTGTCATAGAGGTGAAATCAAAGAATAAGGCAGAAAAGAGCGCAGAAATTACTTTCAACGAGAATACATTTAAACTGTTCTATGACAGAAGTGTTGGGGAAAACATGACGTCCTATTTTGATTCGTCTAAGGATTACCTGGAAAGGATAGAGGGTGCAAAGATAGCAATGGAAAACTCAATAAAGGGGATACAGGAACAGCAGGTTAAGAAGAAAAAAGATAGACCAAGATTCTGGTTCGAGACCTATCACTGGTTTTTCACCCCTGCCAATCATCTGGTTATCTCTGGTAAGAATACGGATACAAACGAGAAGGTTGTAAAGAAACATATGGGGGAGAAGGATATTTACATACACGCGGACATGTACGGTGCACCCAGTACGGTAATAAGAAATGAAGATAACGCAGAAATAACGGAAGAGGAGATAACAGAGGCTGCAGCATTTGCCGTCTCATTCTCAAGGGCATGGCAGAATGGACTCACATCAGGATCAGCCTACTGGGTCAGCCCACTGCAGGTAAGTAAAACACCAGAATCTGGGCAATATGTTAGAAAGGGATCATGGATTGTAAGGGGAAAAAGAAACTATCTTTTCAATTTACCACTCAAGCTTAGCATTAGAATGATTGATTACAGGGAAGCAAAAATTGCGATGATTTATCCGTTCAGGGAAAATGATTCTGATTGTGTTACCATAATTCCTGGCAGTAGAAAAAGGGATAAGGTAGCACAGGAGATTGCCACAAAACTGGATACTGACACAGAGGAAATAATGAGGATACTTCCATCCGGAAACGCAGATATTATTTAA
- a CDS encoding NAD-dependent epimerase/dehydratase family protein: MTNILITGSLGQVGSELIDYLLASYGGTIYVTDVQKEPKIRENSRINYEFLDVRDREAVDNIIRNRNIDEVYHLASILSATGEKDPYLAYNVNLTGTVNVLNACVTRDVKKVFIPSTIGVYGPEVQKENAPIRHNSIPTTMYGITKFTTEMLSQYYFNKYNLDVRSLRYPGLLSYKVAPTAGTTDYAVDMIKHAAQGNLYECYLKEETKLPMLYMPDAMKATLRMMTSPQESIRIRTSYNVMAYSFSPKELEEEVRKLNPDFNVKYNPDFRQKIADTWPYSINTEDAVKDWNFKPEYDLKATVADMFKNFKNQSI; encoded by the coding sequence ATGACCAACATTTTGATCACAGGTTCTCTGGGGCAGGTAGGTTCTGAATTAATTGATTATCTACTGGCGAGCTATGGAGGAACCATATACGTAACTGATGTACAGAAGGAACCAAAAATTAGGGAAAACAGCAGGATCAATTATGAATTTCTGGATGTTAGGGATAGGGAAGCAGTGGATAATATAATCAGGAATAGGAATATAGATGAGGTATACCATCTGGCATCAATCCTGTCTGCAACTGGTGAAAAAGACCCATACCTTGCCTACAATGTAAATTTAACAGGTACAGTAAATGTGCTGAATGCCTGTGTTACAAGAGACGTAAAAAAGGTATTCATTCCTTCAACAATTGGCGTCTATGGTCCAGAGGTTCAGAAAGAGAATGCCCCAATTAGACACAACTCAATTCCAACAACAATGTATGGCATAACAAAATTTACAACGGAAATGCTGTCACAGTATTATTTCAACAAGTATAATCTTGATGTCAGGAGTCTAAGATATCCTGGACTCCTTAGCTATAAGGTAGCTCCAACAGCCGGTACCACAGATTATGCTGTGGACATGATAAAGCACGCAGCCCAGGGCAACCTTTACGAATGCTATCTGAAGGAGGAGACAAAATTGCCAATGCTCTACATGCCAGATGCAATGAAGGCAACACTTCGGATGATGACATCACCACAGGAGAGCATAAGAATAAGAACATCCTATAATGTGATGGCATACAGCTTTTCACCAAAGGAATTGGAGGAAGAAGTTAGAAAACTTAACCCGGACTTCAATGTAAAATATAATCCTGATTTCAGGCAGAAAATAGCGGACACATGGCCCTATTCTATAAACACAGAAGATGCCGTAAAGGACTGGAATTTCAAGCCAGAATACGACCTGAAGGCCACGGTTGCAGATATGTTTAAAAATTTTAAGAATCAGTCAATCTGA
- a CDS encoding helix-turn-helix transcriptional regulator, translating to MENELAVSPLLGKVKTSILMILENGEKSMAYLADTLDMNKTAVKEHMDTLEKMGYVKPFFKKEGTGRPSKYYEISQSGMELFPKKYSELMATFLDEFRNEFGEMKLNLLLGHVADRLMEKAGFKNSEGTLDGREKKIQRLQSFVNALNKLGYYAKMEVDGETVRIIRHNCIFYEMAKNNGKVICDVLGKDIIQRSGENNFTLVEKFSDGGNKCIVEVDLNQID from the coding sequence ATGGAAAATGAACTTGCAGTAAGTCCTCTCCTTGGAAAGGTAAAAACAAGTATTCTCATGATTCTTGAGAATGGGGAGAAAAGCATGGCTTATCTTGCAGATACACTGGATATGAATAAAACTGCTGTAAAAGAACACATGGATACACTTGAAAAGATGGGCTATGTAAAGCCCTTCTTCAAGAAAGAAGGTACTGGAAGACCTTCCAAATACTATGAGATCAGTCAATCCGGCATGGAACTATTTCCAAAGAAATATTCAGAACTCATGGCTACATTTCTCGATGAATTCAGGAATGAATTCGGTGAGATGAAACTGAACCTTCTTCTTGGGCATGTTGCAGATAGATTAATGGAAAAAGCTGGTTTTAAGAATTCTGAAGGTACTCTTGATGGTAGGGAAAAGAAAATTCAAAGACTGCAGAGTTTTGTTAACGCTCTAAATAAACTTGGATATTATGCAAAAATGGAAGTTGACGGGGAAACTGTCAGGATCATAAGGCATAACTGTATATTCTATGAAATGGCCAAGAACAATGGAAAGGTAATATGCGACGTTCTTGGAAAGGACATTATTCAAAGATCAGGAGAAAATAATTTTACCCTGGTTGAAAAGTTCTCCGACGGAGGCAACAAGTGTATAGTTGAAGTTGACCTCAATCAGATTGACTGA